The following proteins are co-located in the Siansivirga zeaxanthinifaciens CC-SAMT-1 genome:
- a CDS encoding N-6 DNA methylase: MKIKKSDIKELIGLLGFKPQEGDKDIYYKNYPSHKNYVLKVDFEQEKIDYGTKIKLGDLTTSNFENSENFVVLEGVDRVLEKGYAPDKLSLEHKWPMGRKEKGKLDILVMDKDDKAYLMIECKTWGDEYEKEKKKMQRDGGQLLSYFQQDKAAQYLCLYASRVIDGKIEFVNDIVKVDEAWKELDNQKEIFDHWNKNFKDNGIFEEWANAYDIEIKSLTRGRLRELTEEDSGRIYNQFAEILRHNVVSDKPNAFNKIFNLFLCKIVDEDRKPNEELKFQWLETDTNEDLQKRLSDLYKQGMKEYLTKEVTDYNDEQVEEKLYALDAAVRDQIREMFTRVRLHKNNEFAFKEVFDEKSFEENAVVVREVVELLQPYQIRYGHKQQFLGDFFELLLSTGIKQEAGQFFTPVPIAKFIISSLPLRELIKQKIENDETHFLPYIIDYAAGSGHFLTESMDEVQNIINEIDESKQRPSVKRNLSRWKINPFDWAYDYVYGIEADYRLVKTAKVSCFLNGDGLANVIHADGLDHFQKSIDYKGKLKEVSKEDQKDNGVFDVLIANPPYSVSAFKNTLKNGEESFDLFNRLTDDSSEIECLFIERTKQLLKPGGWAGIILPSSILSNSGIYTDAREIILKYFAIKSIAEFGSNTFMATGTNTVTLFLERRANNDWKKVETAIKNFFDKPKEATVNGIEKAFAKYVYEVFEDITLQDYISLVNKKPNDAISKTELFTDYKAWFNGLTEIKNLKKKKAFKDKTKDEQQAELDKLFYDKVFAKEQDKMLYFFLAQPQQTVLIKVGEKQAEKDFIGYEFSSRRGHEGIKMYRDEFGKATTKLYDDENHLNEEKANSYVYRAFLGEQKDIKESLQSNLTTFDLTDLVDFKKVGFEKAISINAKKKVKIQTKYEFERLSKILTDLESGTRPKGGVGKYRSGIPSLGGEHIGTNGKLAIDSMKYVPQSFYEESTRGILKGGEILICKDGALTGKVAIVPTEMPFDKAMINEHVFLLRTNEKAKQEYLFHFLYSTIGQSLLKANITGQAQGGLNSTNLNNIKIPLPPKTVQEKIIAEIEAVEQKEKAGREKVESLKDGKMKLVSETLETSYPIKKLGDLSHLITKGSSPKWQGINYTKNEEVLFVTSENVREGYLDFTKRKYLEKKFNDIQKRSILEKDDVLVNIVGASIGRAAIFNISENANINQAVALIRLDKKLLLPEYLNQLLNSEYAFRQYDSMKKEVARANLSLTNIAELKIPTPKIEEQKKIVAEFEKLETEIAQIESELATMDKQKEQILKKHLE; the protein is encoded by the coding sequence ATGAAAATAAAGAAATCGGACATAAAGGAACTTATCGGACTTCTCGGATTTAAACCGCAAGAAGGCGACAAGGATATTTACTATAAAAACTATCCAAGCCATAAAAACTATGTGCTGAAAGTTGACTTTGAGCAGGAAAAAATTGATTACGGAACGAAAATCAAATTAGGCGACCTGACAACCAGCAACTTTGAAAACAGCGAGAACTTTGTGGTTTTGGAAGGTGTGGACAGAGTTTTAGAAAAGGGCTACGCACCTGACAAACTCTCATTGGAGCATAAATGGCCAATGGGAAGAAAAGAAAAAGGCAAGTTGGACATTCTTGTAATGGACAAGGACGACAAAGCCTATTTAATGATTGAGTGCAAAACTTGGGGAGACGAATACGAGAAAGAGAAAAAGAAAATGCAACGAGATGGCGGACAGCTACTCTCTTACTTTCAACAAGACAAAGCAGCCCAATATTTATGTCTTTATGCTTCGAGAGTAATTGACGGAAAAATTGAGTTTGTCAATGACATTGTGAAAGTTGATGAAGCTTGGAAAGAACTCGACAACCAAAAAGAAATATTTGACCATTGGAATAAGAACTTCAAAGACAATGGAATTTTTGAAGAATGGGCAAACGCTTACGACATTGAAATCAAATCGTTAACTCGTGGAAGACTAAGAGAACTAACAGAAGAAGATAGCGGACGGATTTACAATCAGTTTGCCGAAATTCTACGCCACAATGTAGTTTCTGACAAGCCAAATGCTTTCAATAAAATCTTCAATTTATTTCTCTGCAAAATCGTTGATGAAGACCGGAAACCAAACGAAGAACTAAAGTTTCAATGGTTAGAAACAGACACCAACGAAGATTTGCAAAAACGCCTTTCAGACCTTTACAAACAAGGAATGAAAGAATACTTGACCAAAGAAGTTACTGACTACAATGACGAGCAAGTAGAAGAAAAACTTTATGCTCTTGATGCAGCGGTAAGAGACCAAATTCGTGAGATGTTTACTCGTGTGCGTTTGCACAAAAACAATGAATTTGCCTTTAAAGAAGTCTTTGACGAAAAGTCTTTTGAAGAAAATGCGGTTGTGGTGCGTGAAGTGGTTGAATTACTTCAACCTTACCAAATTCGATACGGACACAAACAACAGTTTTTGGGTGACTTCTTCGAGTTGCTATTAAGTACAGGAATCAAACAAGAAGCAGGACAGTTTTTTACACCCGTACCAATTGCTAAGTTTATTATTTCGTCTTTGCCACTTCGAGAACTGATAAAGCAAAAGATTGAAAATGACGAAACCCACTTCCTACCCTACATAATTGACTATGCAGCAGGTAGCGGACACTTCCTAACCGAGTCAATGGACGAAGTGCAAAACATTATCAACGAAATTGACGAAAGCAAACAGCGACCTTCTGTAAAACGGAATTTGAGCAGATGGAAAATTAATCCTTTCGATTGGGCATACGATTATGTGTATGGCATTGAAGCTGATTATCGTTTAGTAAAAACAGCCAAAGTAAGTTGCTTCCTAAATGGTGATGGTTTGGCAAACGTAATTCACGCAGACGGTTTAGACCATTTTCAAAAAAGCATTGATTACAAGGGCAAGCTCAAAGAAGTAAGTAAAGAAGACCAAAAAGACAATGGCGTTTTTGATGTCTTAATTGCCAATCCGCCTTACTCGGTTTCAGCATTTAAAAACACACTCAAAAACGGAGAAGAATCATTTGACCTTTTTAACCGATTGACAGACGACAGTTCAGAAATAGAATGTTTGTTTATTGAGCGTACCAAACAACTTTTGAAACCAGGCGGTTGGGCAGGTATTATTTTGCCGAGTTCCATTCTCAGTAATTCGGGCATTTACACAGATGCACGAGAAATCATTCTAAAATATTTTGCCATTAAATCCATTGCCGAGTTTGGCTCAAACACCTTTATGGCAACAGGCACCAATACGGTAACACTCTTTTTAGAACGTAGAGCCAACAATGATTGGAAAAAGGTAGAAACCGCTATAAAAAACTTCTTTGACAAACCCAAAGAAGCCACCGTAAACGGAATTGAAAAAGCCTTTGCAAAATATGTATATGAAGTTTTTGAAGATATTACACTACAAGACTATATCAGCTTGGTAAACAAAAAACCAAATGATGCCATAAGCAAAACAGAACTATTTACTGACTACAAAGCTTGGTTTAATGGTTTGACTGAAATAAAAAACCTGAAAAAGAAAAAAGCATTTAAGGACAAAACCAAAGATGAGCAACAAGCAGAGTTGGATAAACTGTTTTACGATAAAGTATTTGCCAAAGAACAAGACAAAATGCTCTACTTCTTTTTGGCTCAACCGCAACAAACGGTTTTAATCAAAGTAGGCGAAAAACAAGCCGAGAAAGATTTTATTGGTTACGAGTTTAGCAGCAGACGTGGACACGAAGGCATAAAGATGTACCGAGACGAATTTGGCAAAGCTACTACCAAACTCTATGATGACGAAAACCACCTGAACGAAGAAAAAGCCAATAGCTATGTGTATCGAGCATTTTTAGGTGAGCAAAAAGATATTAAAGAAAGCCTACAAAGTAACCTGACTACCTTTGATTTAACGGATTTGGTTGACTTTAAAAAAGTTGGTTTTGAAAAAGCAATTTCTATTAATGCTAAAAAAAAAGTAAAAATTCAGACCAAATATGAATTTGAACGTCTATCTAAAATTTTAACTGATTTAGAGAGTGGTACTCGCCCAAAAGGTGGTGTTGGAAAATATAGAAGTGGCATACCCAGTTTAGGAGGAGAACATATTGGTACTAATGGAAAATTAGCGATTGATTCAATGAAATATGTTCCTCAATCATTTTATGAAGAAAGCACAAGGGGAATTTTAAAAGGTGGAGAAATATTGATTTGTAAAGATGGGGCTTTGACAGGTAAAGTTGCAATTGTGCCAACTGAAATGCCTTTTGATAAAGCGATGATTAATGAACACGTCTTTCTTTTAAGAACAAATGAAAAAGCTAAACAAGAATATCTGTTTCACTTTTTGTACTCTACAATTGGACAATCGCTTTTAAAAGCAAATATTACAGGACAGGCACAAGGCGGATTAAATTCCACTAATTTGAATAATATTAAAATTCCACTTCCACCCAAAACGGTACAAGAAAAAATCATAGCTGAAATAGAAGCGGTTGAACAAAAAGAAAAAGCAGGGAGAGAGAAAGTAGAGAGTTTAAAAGATGGTAAAATGAAGTTAGTAAGTGAAACCTTAGAGACTTCCTACCCAATAAAAAAACTCGGTGATTTGTCGCATTTAATTACAAAGGGTTCTTCACCGAAGTGGCAAGGGATTAATTATACAAAAAATGAAGAAGTGCTTTTTGTAACAAGTGAAAATGTAAGAGAAGGATATTTAGACTTTACAAAACGGAAATACCTAGAAAAAAAGTTTAACGATATACAAAAGCGTTCAATTCTTGAAAAAGATGATGTCCTTGTAAATATTGTTGGAGCTTCGATTGGACGAGCGGCAATTTTTAATATTTCTGAAAATGCAAATATAAATCAGGCTGTTGCATTGATACGTTTAGACAAGAAATTACTTCTTCCTGAATACTTGAATCAACTTTTAAACTCTGAATATGCTTTCAGACAATACGATTCAATGAAAAAAGAAGTCGCACGAGCTAATTTAAGTTTGACAAATATCGCAGAATTAAAAATTCCTACACCAAAAATTGAAGAGCAAAAAAAGATAGTTGCAGAATTTGAAAAACTCGAAACCGAAATCGCTCAAATAGAAAGTGAATTAGCGACAATGGACAAACAAAAAGAACAGATATTAAAGAAACATTTAGAATAG
- a CDS encoding gliding motility-associated C-terminal domain-containing protein translates to MPHNIGMGTIIDDGLANPNPSPEPEPDPDPSPSPPDECLFINNEFSPNGDSANDFFVIDCIENYPDNVLEIYNRWGNIVYKAKGYKNNWDGTSNGRATLNGSDKLPVGTYYYLLDLGDGTKPKAGWLYLNR, encoded by the coding sequence ATGCCGCACAACATTGGAATGGGAACAATAATTGATGATGGATTAGCAAATCCAAATCCATCACCAGAACCTGAACCAGATCCAGATCCATCACCATCTCCACCAGATGAATGTTTGTTTATTAACAATGAATTTTCACCAAATGGTGATTCAGCCAACGACTTTTTTGTAATTGACTGTATAGAGAATTATCCAGATAATGTTTTAGAGATATATAACAGATGGGGTAATATAGTATATAAAGCTAAAGGATATAAAAATAATTGGGATGGAACATCTAATGGAAGAGCAACACTAAATGGTTCAGACAAATTACCTGTAGGTACTTATTATTACTTACTTGATTTAGGAGATGGTACAAAACCTAAGGCAGGTTGGTTATATTTAAATAGATAA
- a CDS encoding PorP/SprF family type IX secretion system membrane protein, whose amino-acid sequence MIHKSSVLRILIVFITLLSMHNVNAQQDPQYTQYMYNTMSVNPGYAGQREALSITGLFRTQWVGIDGAPRTQTLGVHSPLNNDNLGLGLSIVNDALGPANETYIDGNFSYSIYFNDATTKLSFGIKAGMHLLNTDWNKGVYKDPDNVFKENISLFSPTIGAGFYLHSDKWYVGLSVPDFLTTKHYDDFQESIASERMHYYLIAGYVFDLNNNLKFKPAALVKAVSGAPIIADVSGNFLINDKLTLGLAYRWDDAISGLIGFQISDGMYIGYAYDATTTSLSNYNSGSHEIMMRFELQELGRLISPRFF is encoded by the coding sequence ATGATACATAAATCATCAGTTTTAAGAATTTTAATAGTGTTTATCACATTATTAAGTATGCATAATGTGAACGCACAGCAAGATCCTCAGTACACGCAATATATGTATAATACTATGAGTGTAAATCCCGGATATGCAGGACAACGAGAAGCTTTAAGTATTACCGGATTATTTAGAACACAATGGGTGGGTATCGATGGGGCTCCACGAACACAAACATTAGGTGTGCATTCTCCTCTGAATAATGATAATTTAGGTTTGGGTTTGTCTATTGTAAACGATGCTTTGGGGCCTGCAAATGAAACCTATATAGATGGAAACTTTTCATATTCTATTTATTTTAATGATGCAACTACGAAGCTTTCTTTTGGAATAAAAGCCGGAATGCATTTATTAAATACCGATTGGAATAAAGGTGTTTATAAAGATCCAGATAATGTTTTTAAAGAAAATATAAGTTTATTTTCACCAACTATTGGTGCTGGTTTTTACTTGCATAGTGATAAATGGTATGTTGGATTATCTGTTCCAGATTTTTTAACAACAAAACATTATGATGATTTTCAAGAATCTATAGCATCAGAACGAATGCATTACTATTTAATAGCAGGTTATGTTTTCGATTTAAACAATAATTTGAAATTTAAACCAGCCGCATTAGTTAAAGCGGTATCAGGAGCTCCAATTATAGCAGATGTCTCTGGTAATTTTTTAATTAATGATAAATTAACTTTAGGTTTAGCTTACAGATGGGATGATGCTATTAGTGGGTTAATTGGTTTTCAAATCTCAGATGGTATGTATATAGGCTATGCTTACGATGCTACAACAACTTCTTTAAGTAATTATAATAGTGGTTCACATGAAATTATGATGCGATTCGAATTACAGGAGTTAGGTAGATTAATATCTCCAAGATTTTTCTAA
- a CDS encoding OmpA family protein has protein sequence MKIFKKIYFLAACLIFVLGHAQEVKIERATRAYNSFSYLKTIDILLDVANKGYKSVDLFKKLGDSFYFNNKMEEAAQWYGELMKLEEPINSEYYFRYAIALKSLKNYAEADKWMLKFYESDQSDLRAKAFISNEDYLASIEANSKNLEVYNLDINSSVSDFGTEELDGKIIFASARGDGRKYNWNEQPFLDLYFAEKQNDGTFGNVKLFGEKINSKFHESSVTFSPDNKTIYFTRNNYFKNKFKRDDKGTNNLKIFRLSQEDNKFKKIESLVINSDDYSVAHPTINKAGTKLYFASDMPGTLGQSDLFVVDIKPDGSLGTPINLGNKVNTEGQETFPFINSKGDLYFSSNGFMGLGGLDIFVIRDFENKFESQKDLLVENIGKPINSSEDDFAYFENSDAGFFSSNRPGGKGDDDIYSFKIVECNQIVEGFVKDKQTLELIPEANVTLFDEEGNKISNTQTKADGSYVFDNLKCNTKYLIRAEKTRYSTDEKRFETSSGVEKLRVDFLLDKDENEITVGTDLAKTLQIPIIYFDFDKSNIRSDAEVELQKVIAVLKKYPKMKIDVRSHTDSRATFEYNDALSNRRNKSTIKYIIEVGGIDAERLTGKGYGERNLVNKCSDGVKCTEAEHQLNRRSEFIITSM, from the coding sequence ATGAAAATATTTAAAAAAATATATTTTTTAGCAGCTTGCTTAATATTTGTACTAGGTCATGCCCAAGAAGTAAAAATAGAAAGAGCAACCAGAGCTTATAATTCATTTTCGTACTTAAAAACAATTGACATCTTATTAGATGTAGCTAATAAAGGTTATAAGTCGGTAGATTTATTTAAAAAGTTGGGCGATTCATTTTATTTTAACAATAAAATGGAAGAAGCAGCGCAATGGTATGGTGAGTTAATGAAACTTGAAGAACCTATTAATTCAGAATATTATTTTAGATATGCTATTGCACTAAAGTCTTTAAAGAATTATGCTGAAGCTGATAAATGGATGCTTAAGTTTTACGAGTCCGATCAATCCGATTTACGAGCCAAAGCTTTTATTTCAAATGAAGATTACTTGGCTTCTATTGAAGCAAATAGTAAAAATCTTGAAGTTTATAATTTAGACATTAATTCTTCTGTATCAGATTTTGGAACCGAAGAATTAGATGGTAAAATAATATTTGCTTCTGCAAGAGGTGATGGTAGAAAGTATAATTGGAACGAACAACCCTTTTTAGATTTGTATTTTGCTGAAAAACAAAACGATGGTACCTTCGGAAATGTAAAGCTTTTTGGAGAAAAAATTAACAGCAAGTTTCATGAATCTAGTGTAACATTTTCACCAGATAATAAGACCATCTACTTCACAAGAAATAATTATTTTAAAAATAAATTTAAAAGAGACGACAAAGGAACTAATAATTTGAAGATTTTTAGATTAAGTCAGGAAGACAATAAATTTAAAAAAATAGAATCTCTTGTTATTAATAGTGACGATTATAGCGTTGCGCATCCTACAATAAATAAGGCAGGCACTAAATTATATTTTGCGTCAGATATGCCTGGTACCTTAGGGCAATCCGATTTATTTGTTGTCGATATAAAACCAGATGGATCTCTTGGAACCCCAATAAACTTAGGTAATAAAGTTAACACCGAAGGTCAGGAAACATTTCCTTTTATAAATTCAAAAGGCGATTTATACTTTTCTTCTAATGGTTTTATGGGCTTAGGCGGCTTGGATATTTTTGTAATTAGAGATTTTGAAAATAAGTTCGAGTCTCAAAAAGATTTATTAGTCGAAAATATTGGAAAGCCAATTAATAGCTCAGAAGATGATTTTGCATATTTCGAAAATTCAGATGCAGGTTTCTTTAGCTCTAACAGACCAGGTGGAAAAGGCGATGACGATATTTATAGTTTTAAAATTGTAGAATGTAATCAAATAGTTGAAGGTTTTGTAAAAGACAAACAAACTTTAGAGTTAATTCCGGAGGCTAATGTAACCTTATTTGATGAAGAAGGAAATAAAATATCTAACACGCAAACAAAAGCAGACGGATCATATGTGTTTGATAATTTAAAGTGTAATACTAAATATTTAATTAGAGCAGAAAAAACACGTTATTCAACCGACGAGAAAAGATTTGAAACCTCCAGTGGCGTAGAAAAGTTGCGTGTTGACTTTTTATTAGATAAAGATGAAAATGAAATTACGGTAGGAACAGATTTAGCAAAAACCCTGCAAATACCTATAATTTATTTTGATTTTGATAAATCAAACATTCGTTCGGATGCCGAAGTAGAGCTACAAAAAGTAATTGCTGTACTAAAAAAATATCCTAAAATGAAAATAGATGTAAGGTCTCATACCGATAGTAGAGCCACTTTTGAATATAATGATGCCTTGTCAAATCGCAGAAATAAATCAACCATAAAATACATAATTGAAGTTGGTGGTATCGATGCCGAAAGATTAACAGGTAAGGGTTATGGCGAACGTAATTTAGTGAATAAATGTAGTGATGGTGTAAAATGTACCGAAGCAGAACATCAGCTAAATAGAAGAAGTGAGTTTATAATTACGAGCATGTAG
- the idi gene encoding isopentenyl-diphosphate Delta-isomerase: MKEEEVILVNENNEQIGTMPKMEAHEKALLHRAFSVFVFNDNNELMLQQRAAHKYHSPNLWTNTCCSHQRVGETNIQAGKRRLLEEMGFVTELVESISFIYKAPFDNGLTEHEYDHVLIGYYNEAPKINPDEVGDWKWMPLEAVKNDMLKQPELYTAWFKIIFEKFYQHINIA, encoded by the coding sequence ATGAAAGAAGAAGAAGTAATCCTTGTAAATGAAAACAATGAGCAAATTGGGACCATGCCCAAAATGGAAGCTCACGAAAAGGCGCTATTACACCGTGCATTTTCTGTATTTGTTTTTAACGATAATAACGAATTGATGCTGCAGCAACGTGCAGCGCATAAATACCATTCCCCTAATTTATGGACAAATACTTGCTGTAGCCACCAACGAGTTGGTGAAACTAATATTCAAGCAGGTAAGCGCAGGTTATTAGAGGAAATGGGATTTGTAACAGAGTTGGTAGAATCTATATCATTTATTTACAAAGCACCCTTTGATAATGGTTTAACAGAACATGAATACGATCATGTTTTAATTGGATACTACAACGAAGCCCCAAAAATTAATCCAGATGAAGTGGGCGATTGGAAATGGATGCCGCTTGAAGCTGTAAAAAACGATATGTTAAAGCAGCCAGAATTATACACCGCCTGGTTTAAAATTATTTTCGAAAAATTCTACCAACATATAAATATTGCATAA
- a CDS encoding 6-pyruvoyl trahydropterin synthase family protein — protein MKVTVSRKAHFNAAHRLYRPDWSFEKNDLVFGKCNNPNYHGHNYELIVSVKGEIDPETGYVIDMKVLKDIIKDEVEDAFDHKNLNLEVSDFKTLNPTAENISVVIYNKIKPKLSQHLDLEITLFETPRNFVTYSGE, from the coding sequence ATGAAAGTAACCGTAAGTAGAAAAGCTCATTTTAATGCAGCCCACAGATTGTATAGACCCGATTGGAGTTTCGAGAAAAACGACTTGGTATTTGGTAAGTGTAACAACCCCAATTATCACGGGCATAATTATGAATTAATAGTAAGTGTTAAAGGTGAAATTGACCCCGAAACAGGCTATGTAATTGATATGAAAGTTTTAAAAGACATCATAAAAGATGAAGTTGAAGATGCTTTCGATCATAAAAACTTAAACTTGGAAGTTTCAGATTTTAAAACACTTAATCCTACTGCCGAAAATATTTCGGTTGTTATTTATAATAAAATAAAACCAAAATTAAGTCAGCATTTAGATTTAGAAATAACGTTGTTTGAAACTCCAAGAAATTTTGTAACCTATTCAGGAGAATAA
- a CDS encoding type I phosphomannose isomerase catalytic subunit: MNNNLYPLKFNPILKDKIWGGQKLKTILNKESDLPNIGESWEISDVEGDTSIVSNGSLKGQSLKDLLKNYKAELIGTQNYRIFKDKFPLLIKFIDAKEDLSIQLHPNDELAAKRHNSFGKTEMWYVFQADEDSNLIVGFNQKMTPEKYLEHLENKTLTKILNFDKVKTGDTYFIEVGRVHAIGAGVMVAEIQQTSDITYRVYDWDRVDDHGNERELHNDLAIDAIDFDMPDNFRVTYDKTENQSNEMVSCPYFTTSYLKVTDNLKKQNHHDSFLIYMCVDGEANITANNITETVVKGETILLPAAIKDFEIHSKGATLLEVFA, from the coding sequence ATGAATAATAATTTATACCCTTTAAAATTTAATCCTATTTTAAAAGATAAAATTTGGGGAGGTCAAAAATTAAAAACAATATTAAATAAAGAAAGTGATTTGCCAAATATTGGTGAAAGCTGGGAAATAAGTGATGTTGAAGGCGATACTTCTATTGTCTCAAACGGAAGTCTTAAGGGACAATCTCTCAAGGACCTTTTAAAAAATTATAAAGCAGAATTAATAGGAACTCAAAACTATAGAATTTTTAAAGATAAATTTCCGCTTCTTATTAAGTTTATAGACGCAAAAGAAGATCTTTCTATTCAATTACACCCTAACGATGAGCTTGCTGCTAAACGTCATAATTCCTTCGGAAAAACTGAAATGTGGTATGTTTTTCAAGCCGATGAAGATTCGAATCTTATTGTAGGATTCAATCAAAAAATGACGCCTGAAAAATATCTTGAGCATCTAGAAAATAAAACGCTTACCAAAATTTTAAATTTCGATAAAGTCAAAACAGGCGATACTTATTTTATAGAAGTTGGTCGAGTTCATGCTATTGGAGCAGGCGTAATGGTTGCAGAAATACAACAAACTAGTGATATTACCTATCGAGTTTACGACTGGGATCGTGTTGATGATCATGGTAATGAAAGGGAACTACATAACGATTTGGCTATTGATGCCATAGATTTTGATATGCCCGATAATTTTAGAGTAACTTACGATAAAACAGAAAACCAATCCAATGAAATGGTTAGTTGCCCCTATTTTACAACGAGCTATTTAAAGGTTACCGATAATTTAAAAAAACAAAATCATCACGACTCATTTTTAATTTATATGTGTGTAGATGGCGAAGCTAATATTACTGCCAATAACATCACTGAAA